The following are encoded together in the Salmonella enterica subsp. enterica serovar Choleraesuis genome:
- a CDS encoding hypothetical protein (possible pseudo, frameshifted), producing MRTLTFTFHDLKAKGISDNKGSFRDKQLFSKHKIESQVLIYDRKIKISSILDLQAHNAYE from the coding sequence GTGCGCACACTAACGTTTACATTTCACGATCTTAAAGCCAAAGGGATTTCTGACAATAAAGGCTCGTTTCGCGACAAGCAGCTTTTCTCTAAGCATAAAATTGAAAGTCAGGTCTTGATTTACGATCGGAAGATTAAAATATCATCAATCTTGGATCTGCAAGCGCATAATGCGTATGAGTAA
- the pst gene encoding peptidase, translated as MPEDTIVVNKSTPTPGVPNGPSADTSSGNGSHQGFSNNPIQGKTSSGNGQIVYLQDGPRDFNHHKKSKLDQKIGEIPYDAKIFIEDIHQRVLTEESSLSKVLTMFKSVGSAWSKDGVKLIYGDNEELLFPNASSLITFLDNSNRVVKQDLIQAKEGFSTKEYVPKDINGRPSSSSGVTVGIGVDLGGKTTDSLAKDGITMQFINFLKPYLGLKGDNAQNFLNSHPLNLTTTQANDLSNNYINRFSSTVANNFNAASKVKFSSIPLNTRTAIVSAAYQYGTNLAKATPHYWTQVTTGQWQAAINNLNNFGDQWPTRRKSEAELIKSDLSAGKLK; from the coding sequence ATGCCAGAAGATACTATTGTTGTAAATAAAAGCACTCCAACACCAGGTGTTCCTAATGGCCCTTCTGCTGATACATCTTCAGGGAATGGCAGTCATCAGGGTTTTTCCAATAATCCCATTCAAGGCAAAACCAGCTCGGGTAATGGTCAAATTGTTTATCTCCAGGATGGTCCTCGCGACTTTAATCATCATAAAAAAAGTAAGCTTGACCAAAAAATAGGGGAAATCCCGTATGACGCGAAAATTTTTATTGAAGATATTCATCAGCGAGTTTTAACAGAGGAGTCCTCACTCTCTAAAGTATTAACGATGTTCAAGTCAGTTGGCTCGGCTTGGTCAAAAGATGGTGTGAAGCTAATCTATGGCGATAACGAAGAACTGTTATTTCCCAATGCAAGTTCGTTAATTACATTTTTAGATAATTCCAATAGGGTTGTTAAGCAGGATCTCATACAGGCTAAAGAAGGCTTTAGCACTAAAGAATATGTCCCAAAAGATATTAATGGGAGGCCATCATCATCATCTGGCGTAACGGTTGGTATTGGTGTTGATCTTGGAGGAAAGACAACAGATTCATTGGCAAAAGATGGAATTACGATGCAGTTCATCAACTTTTTGAAGCCATATCTTGGTTTGAAAGGGGACAATGCACAAAATTTTCTAAATAGCCATCCACTAAATCTGACCACAACTCAGGCCAATGACTTGTCGAATAATTATATCAACCGTTTTTCGTCAACAGTTGCCAATAATTTCAATGCAGCATCCAAGGTAAAATTCTCATCTATACCATTAAATACTCGCACAGCGATTGTGAGTGCGGCATATCAATACGGAACCAATCTTGCAAAAGCGACTCCTCACTACTGGACTCAAGTGACCACCGGGCAGTGGCAGGCCGCAATTAATAATTTAAACAATTTTGGTGACCAATGGCCAACACGACGCAAATCAGAGGCGGAGCTCATTAAAAGCGATCTGTCTGCCGGGAAATTGAAATAA
- the pim gene encoding pesticin immunity protein, whose amino-acid sequence MISISKTLLATVITFISSTALANTLPSEILNNLNLHSFHNSLRPRGAIDGDTVKKFGFDVQKDEQNKNYYSVTDKEQSWTYSVKVLKQHNDKYYVCFYDFATPPATYRGIQEIIVIKDEKRNLYQVVKTLDTTKGC is encoded by the coding sequence ATGATTTCCATATCAAAAACTCTTTTAGCAACTGTGATAACTTTCATCTCATCAACTGCATTGGCAAATACATTACCATCTGAAATCCTTAATAATTTAAACCTACACTCCTTTCACAATTCTCTACGCCCACGTGGAGCTATAGATGGAGATACTGTTAAAAAATTTGGATTTGATGTGCAAAAAGATGAGCAAAACAAAAATTACTACTCTGTAACGGATAAAGAGCAAAGCTGGACGTATAGTGTAAAAGTCCTCAAGCAACATAATGATAAATATTATGTGTGTTTTTACGATTTTGCGACACCTCCGGCCACATATCGTGGTATACAGGAGATAATCGTTATTAAAGATGAAAAAAGAAATCTATATCAGGTAGTTAAAACATTAGATACAACTAAAGGTTGTTAG